acTGGGAAGCTTTGGCATGTCCATGTACAGACCTGAGCTCCTTTTCCGCGTGCTGCAATGAGGGAACGTGGGAAGAGCCAGCCCTGTTCTGGAAGCTGCCTAGCAGCATTAGCACTGCGTCTGAATTAATAAACCCTGCTGTAATTTATGAAGATAACATTATGTGATCAATAATGTGTCTACCCCATTGCGCTTCTCGTTTCTACTGTGTCTAACAAAGAGTGGATACATATCAATTTAGTCATATGTTCTTTCAGGgtttaattgtcttttaaatgtttgcagCCAGCTTAGATAGGCCTTTTATTGTTAGAGTACTGTGCATTGACTGAGGTGTGTGTTAACTGAGATTTAGGTTcttaaacaaaaacacagcTTCAAAGACAGCttgaataaaaataccaaagaTTCAGAAAATTCACATTCCAATACACATCTGAATTTCATACTTATTGTATTCTGAATTAAGTGCTCGGCTTTCTACTCTTTGGGAGTTCAAATAAGAATCTGCATGAaaacttttcagcttttatttccagGTAATGTCAGGTGGCATTTAGTCACCATACAGCATAACCTAAACTATAACACTGTTCTATTTCTTACTGGTAAGACTAAGAGAAGCTGCTGATACACcatgaaagatttttaaatatatataatgtatgCAAACAACAGGGGTTATTCTTTTAGTGATGTGTGTAGAAATAACAAcaacatggggtttttttcttaaaaaacattatCAAAGTAGCTGCTAAACTTTTTATCAATACTCCTTTTTCTATAACAAAAAAGTCAATAATATATGTGATACTAATGTACAATTCAAATTCAAGATGAAAAGAACAACCAATCCACTTCAATGCAAGCATGACTCTGAAAGACTTCATAAAATCTGttgattttccattttttaccagaaagacaagaaaagttgAATTATTCATGAAAGACCTTGGGATTTCTTTAAAGTCTGTCTGagttttaattctgttaaatTCAAGGGATGCCTAGTTTTTATGGAAGTTATGTTATACAGATTAAGTGTATTACCAAAAAACTGATTACCTTACGATCTGTTATTTTCACTTGatacaaaaagcatttgttacTTGCAGAACCAATAGTAGGTGGGGGTTTCCAGTGAAttttaatacttctgttttcaagGGAAACTGAGACGTTGATCGGTGGGttcagtttctctgaaaaaagaGCACAGAGAGACCTTCTGTACCTCATGCTCTTTCTTGTATTTATGCtgatggaaaacaaacacagcacaTTAGTCCTTAAAATACACAGCTGACTCTTTTGGAGTTTATCACACccaaagaaggcattcagtgagtgacacattttctttaaaagtgcTGCTCACTAAGTGGCATCCATTTCTGTCTCAAAATAAAGAGAGGGAGTCTGTTTTTTTCACGTATCTTTCCAGGGAAGGTAGTGagggtgggcaggaggagcaggccCTTTGAGTTCCCTCTCCAGAGTCTGTGTGGGTGCCAAGAAGACCTCCAAGCTGCTACAGGCTTCCTGCCGTGTAGGATACATGTGTCTTGTGGGATACCCCAAGTCTGCCCATAAGCCTGGTAGtataactttgaaaaaaatggcatttcatCTCTCACTGAGGGGTTACTGAAGGGGTACCAGCTCCTGGCAGGTCTTATTCAATATATGAAGTTTGCTACAGATGCTTAagaaatatctctctctctcctgtaaATGAGCAGGCAAGCACTTGCTATGGAGGAAGCAAGATGTGCTTAGGagatgtaaacaaacaaacaaacaaaaaatccccctCCCGCCACTGTGCTCCAGTCATGAAGTGCAAGGATTGCAATGgcaatggggtttttttagggagGGACAAGGTACAGGGTTGGAAGCAAGAGACATTTGGGTTCCCAGGATTTTAGCCTTTGGTTTAGATAAACAAGTCTACAGTTGCTTTCTAGCATGGTGAGTGTTAGGGCACTGATCCTAGGTGTGTGCTGGCGTACTCAAGCAGCCTGAGCCCTCTCCGGCTGCTGTTGCATTGCTGTGAAGGGGGGAACTGCAGCTggagttttctgaaaaagtgttcccagcagaggcagaagtgcACAGCAAGTCTCTGTGGACAGGGTCAGCAAGGTCTGGGGCAGAcatggtgtgctggttttggctggggtagagttatttttcttcatagtagctagtatggagctgtgttttgtgctggagacagtgttgataattcagggatgttttcgctattgctgagcagtgcttacacagagtcaaggccttttctgcttctcacaccaccccaccagcaagtaggctgggggtgcacaaggagttgggaagggacgcagccgggacagctgaccccaactgaccaaagggatattccataccatatgatgtcacactcagcatataaagctgggggaaggaggagggaggggggggacatttggagtgatggcatttgtcttcccaaataacagttacgtgtgatggagccctattttcctggaggtggctgaacacctgcctgccgatgggaagtggtgaatgaattccttcttttgctttgcttgcgtgtgcggcttttgctttgcctattaaactgtctttatctcaacccatgagttttctcacttttactcttctgattctctcccccatcccatcacagggggagtgagcgagcagctgggtgacgcttagctgccagctggggttaaaccacaacacatggCTGCAATGTGGTGccagagagaaaagacagagagagacagaggggGTGAGTGGCAGCATTACTGGTCCATGAAGCCGTTGTGCTTGCTctagcagctgcagctgcatcaCCCTGTGTCTCTTCACAGGCGTGTATGTCACACTGGGGTTtcctttttggcttttctttttcgTTCCCCTCCTTGAGAAGTCTCCTCTCTTTGAACAATGATCCCATAAAGTCAGCAAAAGCATTTATACCAGGGCTACCTCAGGCTTGTAAAATTGTTCGTTTCTGCCTGTCCCTGAAGCTGTCAGCAGTGACCAACACTTGCCTTTGAGGGTGGAGGCACACCGTGAGCCATGAAAGACGAGGAGAGtaagcagcagcttttttgttgttttgtctCTGAAATGCTATTCCCAGAGCATCTCTCCCATCTGTGAGTATACCAAGAGTAGGAAACAATATTCTTTTTGCCCTTTTGTCAGCTGTCATCTGGAAATTTCTTCAGCCCCCACACACAGACAGCCAGGACTGAGTTATTTttgggctgcctgcagcacagggcGTGCATGAGTCCTGTTTTGTCAGACCATATGTCATGTTACTGGAGGGAAGTTTGGCTTGCAGGGGCTGGTAACTGCAGGACAGTGTACCTCCAGGGCTGTGCAAGGGCTAGGGCTAAGCCCAGCTGGAGGCTTTCCTGTTTAAGAAGGGGAGCCCAGATACAAATGACACTTTTTCATGTGTGTGACCTGAAGGGTGCCTTCTCAGGAGGGAGAAGACAGCCCTGGCTTGCAATGTTGGAGCCTTGCAAGAGTAAGTTCGCTACTTGCAATGTGAAAAACATCCCCTGCAAGCACACTCAGATTTTGCTATGTCCTACCAAAGCTTGGCAATGGGTTTTAGAGACAAGGCGAGCTAATAGGGTTTGTGCCTGCTGCTGAGACAGGAGGGGAAGCTGTTGGCTGAAGCAGCTGCGACTGACGTGCACCCCTGATGATGGCTAAAGATGGCTAagatgggaagggaagaagggcagggaggaaacGCTGGCAGTCTCGCCTCTGCAAAGAGGAGGCGGTggctgctttgagcagggggaaGGAGATCGAGCGGATGGAgagagaagcagggaagagacAGCCTGCTCCCTCCTACTTATCCCCCCGCTCACTCCTGCACAccccagccctgtgctcccCAGGGAGGCTCTGGGTGGGAAGGTTGCCCGAGGAGTAGCAGAGGAGTGGGAGAAGGCATGAAACTGCAAAGGTGGGGCTGGGCGAGCCCTCAGGAGGTTTTCAGGCAAATTAGAGTAGTTCAGGCATCACCTCTGAACATTACTTGAAAGCTTTTGTTGCTGTGTGAAGCATTTGATCCTAAGGCTGGATGTACTatggcagctctctgctctggggtctgcGGGTGGGATCAGACCCAGGCAGCCAGTCTGGAAGTGAGCATCTTCCCAGTCAGCTATGAAAACACCTAATACAGTCTTCCTGCAGATTagtttccctccctcctttttttttttgtcttttcaggaAGATctgattttcttgaaaatgttttattttgccaaaACAGAACATCTTGCTTATAGCTGGCTCTGATTGCAGTGTAAATCTTTAGGTAAAGCCAATAATTCTAATGtattagaaaagaataaatgagcTCCAACTCAGAATAAATTTTGATAGTTTTGAATGAGTTTTTTGCTATCCCTTGAGTTATGACCGATTCCCATATTATAGGTCTGGAATATGATCAACATGTTCATAATTTAAAAGGTATTTGAATCTGCAGTCTATGCTAAAACTCAGGTGCATTTCTTACCCATGAGATTAATTCAAACTTCCCAGAGaagtaaggaaaaataattttatatgatCATTCAAAACTGTcgataattaaaaataactgtcaaagtatttttaactgaaaaatggcatcataaataaatagaaatgttaCTAATGTTTGAGAACATTCATATTCTTAAATTCAGTTATGAATGAGACTTGTGTCAgtttatgttcctttttttaatcacattttcttcagcactattaaaaaaaagatagaaaagagaaaaactggagaaaagaaTGGTATAATGCTTTTCAAATTCCATTTTCTCACACTATCctatcaatttttttaaaatgccaattATAGATAAATGATAttacatcagagaaaaaaataaaaacccttgAGCCATAATCCATTTTGTTTAATCTTTGTATAAAATTCCCAGAGAGATGAATGCATAAAAAGTTAGAATTAGTATTCTGACTTTGTCAcacttccctctttcctttctttgctttccagacCAATGAAATAACCAATAAATGAACTTTTCATAATAGGTCATAATAGACAATACTTACCTATTTTCTGAGGTGTAAAAGCTTTGTAATAAGATAGTCCTCTTGAATTATTTCTCAGATCTCTTACAGTTATgtttaaattgatttttcttgatGGTTGGAAACATATTTCTTTCATATGGCatccaatatttttcttccttgcattttttATGTATTGCTGGCATTCAAAATCTTTTCCTACGTGTCTATGAGAAGGAAATATGAGTCTTGTAAATCAAGAACTTAGGTACAAAAACGTGGTTTCATACTTATTTTGCACGAGACCCTTACCTGtatgaaaaaaagatctggATATCTTCAGGAGCTTCTGCTTTAATATGCCAGGTgcaattgaaaaaagaaatgttgtatATGATGCATGAAAGATTCTGAATATATACTGCAacaaagaaaggggaaaaaaagagtgatgCTTATTTTACATGGATTTTCTAATAACAACATGACAGTTGCCTTTATAAACCCATTATGTAGCCTTATTTCTAGAAGCGTGAATAAGTGGTAGATGAGAACAAATGGGTCTTTCAGCTTTTTGGACAACGACAACTGAGAAGCACCTCTGCTACTACCACTAAAAGCCTTACTAAcccacttaaagaaaaaaacattcagagtAGTAGCTGAAAAGCTCTGCTCTTTTAAGATTTCCTGAAACCAGGTGATACAGAAGGCAGTCTCCAAGAGACATGAGTTGCTAGGGAAAATGGAGAGAGTGGTTGGGTCGTTCTGACATCTtgctcagcagagctggagtTTTCTGAATCTGAACATGTctaataaaggaaataattctgcaaTATCCCAAGGCGTTACGTGTCGTCTTCTTAACAAATCCATACCAAAAAAGTAGCATAAGATAATAATGAGCTTTCAGAAATAGTATGTCTCCAAGTAAGACAGGACATTATCACGAACGCCTGGATGTATTAAAAACACATAAGGAATAGCTCACCTGGAGGTGCCTTGTAAGTAAACTCTGTCCAGCCACTCTCCTTAATTAcgtcttctgtttcttttgcaaaaagttgtgttttaacTTTAGCATTAAAACCAGAATGTAAGTCAAGACGTATTATCTTTTTCTGCTCCTGTAGTCTTTCctaagaggaggaagaagaagttGCATGAAGGTAGACGGTACTAAGTATTGAAAGGGAAATTATGCAAATTCATCTACTGAATGAAGTAATACATGATTTCACTGTAAACTATGTGTAGCCATTGAACAACTTACTTTCCTTTCATGAGTGGTATTGAAGAATTTATAACTCAAAATATACTTCACAGTGTActtctcagtttcttcttttgttagGTTGTTGTTCCAGGACAGAATGACTCTGGACTCATGCTTGGTAATCCACAGAACATTATGTAGCCCAAGTGCATCTGCAATTACAATGGTATTACATAGAGGAAGAGAGGGCCCACCACTGTGTACACAAGGTATTTGGCTCTCAGCAAGGCTTGCACACCCACTGGCTCTCCCAGGAGTTCAGTTCTTACATGGAGCAGGTGGTTTCTGAGCTCTGTTGAATATGACTGCAGCAGTGAGATTCATTTTTACCTAtctgcagctctgaaaatatTAGATGATTCACTTTTATCTGTCTTGGACACCTCTCCTAGCACAggtctctgtttctttctatgGGCTGTAGAAAGTGCCTTGAGAACAAGTTCAGATTAGACATTTGGGATGGCTAGCGTAGGATGAGCTGTAACTTAATACTTTACTTACCCACTACAGCTCGTTGTCCACTTGCCAGGCTAGTGGAAAACAGTGTCTTATGCTGGAAAAAACTTAATATCAGCATGATAGGAATTACTGTAACACGTGCCATAGCAAATGCCTTGTGCCACAGGTCTGCAGAAACTGAGAGTCTTTAGTTCCAAGTTTGGTTGAAAAAGCAGTTAGAAcatgatgttttcattttgcatctgTGAAATAATATGAAACAGTCACTTAACCGCTTAAGTTATGTCCAAAGTATAAGAACTAAATATGAAATGACATATGTTTAATGGGTCTTGTTGATCGGTGCCTTCTATTCCCAGGATGTTTGTGTACCAGCCCACTCTTTAACTGGGTGCCAGGGCCAAAGAGGACGTGTGCCATACTGAGCTGGTTTTGAATGGCAGTACTGCTTAGATTGCAAGGCAAGACCACAGATAGGACACTACTGATACTGAAAGCAGACAGTTTGGATAGGAGCCACCTGACATAAGTTTGGCTGGGTGCAAAACCAGCATCTGTATCTGTATGAGTTATCCAGCCTCTAGTGGCAGTAGAGCAACTGTCACTGCTAGGTTGTGATTTGTGTTACCTGGTTTAGGTATCTGCTTTAGGAGGATATGAACCATAACTATCTGAGGAGAGTTGAATTCTGCCATTTGCAAAAGCAAGTATCAGCAAGAATATATCAGGTGTTTGCTAAATTTGGGATACAGTGAGCAAACAGATTCCACACTGATCAAAGTTGGTTTTAGAAAGACGTaattgctgtttctctgctggCTGAGTATTCATTCAAAGGTTGCTTTAATGTAAAACAACTTCTGAGACCTTCTGAGTTCTCCACAGAATTAATATGCCTCTGTGTTCAGGGTCCTTCACTCACAAACTAACTGATTTATGTTGGCTCTGATTGTTTTCAATACTAAATTCTCAGACACTCTATGTACGTTATCCAGGGATCAGCAAAAGGACACCTGGAGCCATATCAAAATGTTCACAATACATTGACTAACAAGTGGCACTGGTCATGTAGAGGAAAATGTGTGAATGTTCAGCACATCCAAAAATCTGCAATGAGgttacctggaaaaaaaatatacacatacatgtacacttatacaaatacatatacagATTCATTAATAATGCTATTTTGGCACAATGCAGTGAACAAGAGGTCATTTAATGAATGCTGTCATTGTTTACAAAGTGCTatgaaaaatcataaaaaaatgcttaaaggCAGAG
Above is a genomic segment from Gymnogyps californianus isolate 813 chromosome 1, ASM1813914v2, whole genome shotgun sequence containing:
- the LOC127029068 gene encoding interleukin-5 receptor subunit alpha-like translates to MARVTVIPIMLILSFFQHKTLFSTSLASGQRAVVDALGLHNVLWITKHESRVILSWNNNLTKEETEKYTVKYILSYKFFNTTHERKERLQEQKKIIRLDLHSGFNAKVKTQLFAKETEDVIKESGWTEFTYKAPPVYIQNLSCIIYNISFFNCTWHIKAEAPEDIQIFFSYRHVGKDFECQQYIKNARKKNIGCHMKEICFQPSRKINLNITVRDLRNNSRGLSYYKAFTPQKIEKLNPPINVSVSLENRSIKIHWKPPPTIGSASNKCFLYQVKITDRKIVDVTAEKYEYPFHKPANKCAAQVRVKKEICIRNKIWSEWSEPVFIHDEKTVDVMLLSLTLFCLLIFLGGLLICACRRYRCLEVITMPVPHPSDNIKTWLAADETHHQKQMSMQMEMHSGVTMGIPEENRDEKVQQQKCLKESEDL